attgaatcgaaaattatagACGATTCCAAAGAAACAAACGATGACTACGAGAATGACGTTTACCGCGACGATGACGAGGACGGAGACGACGGTGACGACGGCGATGGCAGCAGCAACAACGACGACAGAGGTGACATCGATGATAGCGACGTCCGTAAAATAGACGTGAAAATGGTATACACCGGATGATTGGGTCAACGTGTGTATCTACAATTTATACCATGTGTATAACAATTTCCCCGCCAGCACGATTCTCGGACTCCTGGTGATTTGGAAACGCGAATAGATA
This is a stretch of genomic DNA from Neodiprion fabricii isolate iyNeoFabr1 chromosome 2, iyNeoFabr1.1, whole genome shotgun sequence. It encodes these proteins:
- the LOC124175662 gene encoding phosphopantothenoylcysteine decarboxylase subunit VHS3-like, with product MLKDDDRDEGDDSVTGRVRAMDDLFEHVGEVLGKRNIHDGISILGENGEYDNHKSIESKIIDDSKETNDDYENDVYRDDDEDGDDGDDGDGSSNNDDRGDIDDSDVRKIDVKMVYTG